AGATCAACCGTGACCTGTGCGCCTTCGTTGTGCTGTACATAGGTAAATATTTCATCTACCTCTTGTTCGCTCAAGCGTACCGGTACCATCTGGTTGTTGATCGAGTTGCCATAGAATATATCGGCAAAACTTGGTGCAATCATTACCGTAATACCGTAGTCAGCCAGTGCCCATGGAGCATGTTCACGAGAGGAGCCGCAGCCAAAGTTTTCACGAGCTAGCAAAATACTTGCACCTTGATATCTTGGTGCGTTCATAATGAACTCTGGGTTCGGTTGTTGACCTGCGTCATCGAGGAAGCGCCAGTCATGGAATAGGTGCTTACCAAAGCCGGTTCGAGTTACTTTTTGTAAGAACTGCTTAGGAATGATGGCATCCGTATCAACGTTTGCTGCGTCTAGAGGAACGACTAACCCTGTGTGTTGCTTAAAACCAGACATTTGTTTCCCTTACTGTTCAAATTCACGAATATCGACGAAGTGACCGGCAATTGCTGCCGCTGCTGCCATCGCTGGGCTGACTAGATGAGTACGACCCTCACGACCTTGGCGACCTTCGAAGTTACGGTTGCTGGTTGATGCGCAGCGTTCTTGAGGACCTAGTCGGTCGTTGTTCATTGCCAAGCACATAGAGCAACCTGGTAGTCGCCACTCAAAGCCAGCATCAAGGAAGATTTTATCTAGTCCCTCAGATTCAGCCTGTGCTTTAACCTGTTCAGAGCCCGGAACAATAAGAGCTTGCACATGGCTGGCGACTTGACGTCCTTTGGCTATTTGAGCTGCCGCTCGCATATCTTCGATACGAGAGTTGGTGCAAGAGCCAACAAACACCTTATCGATTTTATAGTCTTTAAGTGAAGTGCCGCCGGTTAGTCCCATATACGCAAGGGCTTTCTCGGCTGAGGTTTTCTCAACTGGATCGGAAAAGCTTTCTGGAGTTGGGATTGGGGTATCAACCGAGATAACTTGGCCAGGGTTAGTTCCCCAGGTGATCTGTGGCTTTATCTCGCTTGCCTCTAAGGTGACAACTGCGTCGAATTGAGCGTCGCTATCACTGTGTAATGTAGACCAGTACTCAACTGCCGCATCCCAATCTTCAGCTTTAGGTGCGAACTTACGACCTTTGATATAATCAAAAGTGGTTTGATCAGGTGCGATTAAACCCGCTTTAGCGCCAAGCTCGATTGCCATGTTGCACACTGTCATACGTCCTTCCATAGAAAGGTCAGTGATAGCTTCACCGCAGAATTCCACCACATAGCCAGTGCCGCCGGCAGCGGTGGTTTTTCCTATGATAGCTAATACGATGTCTTTGGCGGTAATGCCTGGTGCAACCTTGCCTTTAACTTCAATCTTCATGGTTTTAGCACGAGATTGCTTTAGGGTTTGTGTAGCAAGTACGTGCTCAACCTCAGAGGTACCAATACCAAAGGCAATCGAACCAAATGCCCCGTGGGTTGCGGTATGAGAATCACCACACACTATGGTCATGCCAGGTAGGGTGATACCCAGTTCTGGCCCCATAACATGAACGATCCCTTGATATTTGTGGTTAAGGTCATATAAACGAACGCCGAATTCACCACAGTTATGAGATAGGGTTTCCATCTGAATACGCGCCATCTCACCAGAGGCATTTATGTCTTTGGTGGTGGTAGAGACGTTGTGATCCATAGTGGCGAAGGTCTTTTCTGTTTGGCGTACACGGCGGCCTTTTTCTCGCAAGCCATCAAAAGCTTGTGGTGAGGTTACTTCATGTACCAGATGACGATCGATATATAGAATTGGGTTTTCGCCTTCAGCCTCAACTACGATATGTGCATCGTAGACTTTTTCATATAGGGTTTTAGCCATGATTGATTCCTTACGCGCCCAAGATGTATTGAGCAATCTTGTCGCCCATTTCAGATGTGGTTAGAGCTGTATTTTTGCCCGCTAGGTCTGCGGTTAGTTCACCTGCAGATAGTGCTTTACTTACTGCCGTTTCGATATCTTTTGCTGCGGCTTCTTCACCTAAGCTGTAGCGAAGCATCAATGCCGCCGATAGGATTTGAGCTACTGGGTTAGCAATGTTTTTGCCTGCAATATCAGGAGCACTGCCGCCTGCCGGTTCGTAGAGACCAAAGTTGCTTTCATTTAAGCTGGCAGACGGAAGCATGCCCATTGAGCCTGTAATCATGGCACATTCATCAGAGAGGATGTCGCCGAAGATATTAGAACACAACATGATATCGAATTGAGACGGGTCTTTGATAAGTTGCATGGTCGCGTTATCGATGTACATATGGTTCAAGGTAATATCTGGATAGTCTTTAGCGACTTCTTCTACCACTTCACGCCATAAAATAGAGCTCTGAAGTACATTTGCTTTATCGATAGAGTAAACATTTTTGTTGCGTAAACGAGCGGATTCAAATGCGATACGAGCGATACGCTCAATCTCATAGCGATGATAAACCTCGGTATCAAACGCTTTCTCATTTGCGCCTTCACCCTCACGTCCTTTTGGTTGGCCGAAGTAGATGCCACCGGTTAGTTCACGAACCACAACGATATTAAAACCGCGCTCTGAGATATCGGCGCGCAGAGGGGAGAAACCCTCTAAGCCATTGTGGATCTGTGCTGGACGCAAGTTACAAAACAGTTGGAAGTGTTTACGTAGCGGAAGAAGTGCGCCTCGCTCAGGTTGTTCATTAGGTGGTAGATTTTCCCACTTCGGGCCGCCTACAGAGCCGAACAAAATCGCATTTGAATCCTCACACCCCTTTAAGGTGTGTGGTGGTAGCGGAGAGCCATGGTTGTCGATAGCGATACCGCCCACGTCATATTCTGTACGCGCTAGCTTGATTGCATGCTTTTGTTCGATTGCATCTAGTACTTTGTGAGCTTGTTGCATTACCTCTGGGCCAATGCCGTCACCAGGTAATACTGCGATGTTGTAAGTTTTATCTACCATGAAATAGGCTTCCTATAAAATAAGCTAGAACGTCCCCTCAATTGAGGGGATGAAATTTAAACGGTTTCAGCGAGTTTATTCTGTTTTATCTCTTCAATTTGGTCAGCGCGATGAATGCTATTGATTACATGTAATAGAGCCTGACCTGAAGCTTCAACGATATCGGTGGATATACCCGTACCGTGATATTTTCGACCTTTATAATTAGCGATAATGTCGGCTTGGCCTAGGCCATCTTCACCTTCACCTTTGGCGGTTAAGTCAAACTTATCAAGCACGATATCGTAGCCAGTAACACGGTAAATACATTGATAAAGAGCATCAACAGGGCCATTACCAACCGCAGCTTCACTCATCTCTTCATCACCGCATAAAAGCTTAATGCTGGTGGTCGCCATGATACTGCCTGACTGGACGCTTAGATATTTTAGCTTAAAGAAATCATCTTCATCGCGCAGGTTTGCGAAGTGCATTAGCGCTTCAAGGTCATAGTCAAACACCTGTCCCTTGCGGTCTGCAAGTTTCAAAAAGTCTGCATATAGGGTGTCTAGGTTATATTCTTCTTCACGATAACCCATAGTTTCCATATGGCTCTTCACGGCGGCGCGACCAGAGCGACTGGTTAGGTTCAAGGCTTGGTTTTTAAGGCCAATTGACTCAGGGGTCATGATTTCGTAAGTATTTTTGTTCTTTAGCATGCCATCTTGGTGAATGCCTGATGAATGGCTAAATGCGTTGCTACCAACAATGGCCTTATTGCTTTGAATCGGCATGTTACATAGCTGACTAACAAGCTTGCTGGTGCGATGGATTTCATTGTGTTTGATATTGGAAGATACATTCAATAGGCTTTCGCGAGTCTTAATTATCATCGCAACTTCTTCAAGTGAGCAGTTACCTGCACGCTCTCCGATACCATTGATTGTGCCTTCAACCTGACGAGCACCAGCTTGCACCGCGGCAATTGAGTTGGCAACTGACATACCTAAGTCATCATGGCAGTGCACTGAGATGATAGCCTTATCGATGTTCGGTACGCGGTTAAATAGGGTCTGGATAATGCCACCAAATTCATTTGGTACCGTATACCCAACCGTATCTGGGATATTGATGGTATTAGCCCCAGCGTTGATAGCGGCTTCAACCATACGGCATAGGTTGTCAATAGGGGTTCGACCAGCATCTTCACAAGAGAATTCTACGTCATCGGTGTAGTTTCTGGCATGTTTGACCGCATTGACCCCCATTTCAATAACATCATCATAACTGCGTCGAAGCTTATCTTGAACGTGAATAGTTGAAGTAGAGATGAAGGTATGGATACGGAACTGTTCAGCAACCTTTAGCGCTTCGGCCGCCGCGTCAATATCTTTAGCGACAGCTCGCGATAGACCACAAATACGTGAGTTTTTGATGTTTTTAGCTATGGTCTGAACTGACTCAAAATCGCCTGGTGATGATACCGGAAAGCCAGCTTCAATGACGTCTACGCCCAATCGCTCTAGAGCATATGCGATTTGTAGCTTTTCTTTGACAGTAAGACTCGCAGACAGTGCTTGCTCACCATCACGTAACGTTGTGTCAAAGATAATGACCTGATCACTCATGTTGACTTCCTTATGCTGTTGTCCAGTTCAAATACAAAAAAACCCGCAATCAATGTGCGGGTTTCTATATTGATGGTGGTATTTTTCATCCACTAGCTACCCGCGTGATTAAGTCACGATGAGGAGGAGGAGTAGGGTTGAGAAAGTACCAAAGTTCATTTGTATAAACGTTCCATCAAGTAAGTTAATAGAGTAATACCGTACTTTTTATGCAGTCGTCAAGTATAATGGAAATAAATTTTGCAAATTTAGTACTAGGTTGGATTATAAGTTAGAAAATATGCATCACTAATAATGAGTTAGAGCTAATGCCTGATTAGATTGGTCTCAGATTGGTTGTACAAGGTATGATATATGCTTTGGCCTAATTGATGATTTCCGAAAAAATAATTGGTCAATGTATGCTGAATAATTATCTCGCCGCGTGACGGTTTGCTGAACTATGAGACTAAGCAATGAAAATAAGTAAAAAGCTATTATTTTTCCCAGCGTTAGCTGTCGGAGTTATTGTTTTAATTATCATGATGGAGACTCGTCCAGAGGTTGCAACTAAACCAGCAGGAGACCGCTCTAAGGTGGTTGAGGTTATGCCACTGCATCTACAACCTATGGCGCCGAAAATCATTGGTTTTGGCAAGGTGGCACCGAAGTTTGAGTGGAAGGCGATTGCTGAGGTTTCAGGTAAGGTCGTGTATCGTCACCCATCTTTAGAGCGTGGGCGTATCTTGCCAAAGGGAACGGAAGTACTACGTATTGATCCCCTTGATTATGAACTGAAACTGACTCAAGCAAAAGCAGACCTGAGCTCAAGCGAAACGCAATTGAAGAAACTCTCTTTAGAACATAAAAACCGTCAAAGCAGTATAAAAATAGAGCGTTCTCGTTTGTTGCTAACCAAGAAAGAGCTTCAAAGAAAACAAGATCTTAGACTGAAAAAAGTAGCATCTCAATCCGATGTAGACTCTCAGCAGCAAACCTATCTTGCCCAGCAAAAAGTAGTGCAGGATATTGAAAATCAATTAGCACTCTATCCCGATGAAAAGCAGGTTGCACAGACCTTGGTTAAGGTCAATCAATCTAAGGTGCAAGAAGCGCAAACAAAACTAGCCAAAACCTCGGTCGTATTACCTCAAGACCTTCGTATTTCTGAGGTGGGCATTGAGCTTAATCAGGTAGTTAATCAACAACAAGAAATGTTGTCTGCGCAAGGTTTAGATACGATGGAGGTTGAGGCTCAACTGTCTATCCATGATGTGCAAAGGCTAGTAGGAAGTATCTCTAATCTAACCCGCGATGCTGTGGGTTCACCTTTGCCAAGCATTGAAAAACTGAAGGCTCAGGTAACCTTATCAAGTGGTAACCTCGAGGCCACTTGGCCTGCAAAAGTTGCGCGTATTTCAGACTCGATAGATCCCAGCCAAGCGACTGCTGGCGTGATTCTAGAGATCTCACAAGACTATAAGCAGCTTAATGAAAAATCAGGCCCACCATTAGTCAGTGGAATGTTGGTTCGAGCGCAAATAGAAGGAATGGCTTCCCCAAGCTGGATTATTCCAGAGAGAGCCTTACATGGAGATAAAGTATATCTATTTAAGAACAGCAAATTAGTGATTTTACCGGTTACGATTAAATACCGTCGAGAGCAAAAGGTGGTGATTGATGGTGATATCAAAGACGGCGATCAATTGATCCTTAATGATCTACTGCCTGCTATTTCAGGGATGTCATTGAAGCTTGAGGAACAACCGGAGGATAAAGCGTGATTCGTTTTTTCTCTAGACACCCAACGGCAGCTAATTTATTAATGCTACTGCTATTGTTGGTGGGGTTGCTTGCTTTGCCAACCATCAAGCGTGAGACATTTCCTGAGTTTTCTCCCCCTTATATTATGGCGACTATCGTCTATCCTGGTGCTTCTCCGATGGAGGTTGAGGAGAGCCTATGTGTACGCCTAGAAGATGCGATTGATGGATTATCCAATATTGAAGAGACAACCTGTGAGGCGGTTGAAGGCAGTGCAAGCCTAATTCTGAAACTAGATGATGGTGCAGATATTGGCCGAATGCTAGTGGATGTACAAACACAGATAAATGCAATTAATGACTTTCCTGACCAGATTGAGTCGCCAATTGTTCAAGAACTCGATTGGAATGAGCCCGTAATTGATATTGCAATTACCGCGAATACAACTTGGCCAGAGTTAAAGGCGTATGCAGAAAAATTAAAGCGTACTCTAAAGCTTGATTATGGTGTGTCTTTGGTCAATGTTTCGGGGTTCTCGGAACATGAGTACCGCGTGGAATTAAATGCTCAAGCTATGCGCCAATTGGGGCTTACGGTGAGTGATATCGCTCAGCAGATAGGTAAGCAAAACGTAAAATTACCCAGTGGCAGTGTTGAAACGCCAGATAAGAATTTCTTAATTCGTTTTGATGAGCGCAAAATCACACCAACTCAATTAGAAAGTATTGTTATAGGCTCAGGCAGCAATGGCTCGTTAATACATCTGCGTGATGTAGCAACTATTACCGACCGTTTTGAATTAGATGAACAAAAAGTATTGTTCGATGGCAAGCCATCGGCAATTTTAAAGGTAAGTAAAAACAAAGAAGATGACGCACTGCGAATTAAAGACCAAGTGGTTAAATTTGTTCATGATCAGCGAGAAATCGCGCCTGATGGCGTCACGATAGAGACTACTAACGACCTTTCTTCGGTACTATGGGACCGACTTACTATGATGGTAGAGAATGGTGGGCAGGGGATCGTGTTGGTCTTCTTTACCATGTGGTTGTTCTTTAGTTTGCGTTACTCTTTCTGGGTTGCCGCCGGCTTACCCGTAGCCTTCCTTGGTGGCATATTCTTAATGTCTAATCTGGGGATCTCTATCAACGTTATGTCGCTGGTCGGTTTGCTGATGGCAATAGGTATCATGATGGATGACGCCATTGTTATCGCTGAATCTATCGCCTCCCATCTAGATAAAGGAGAGGAGATTGATGATGCAGTTTATAACGGGGTGCGTAAGGTATTTCCGGGAGTCCTATCCTCATTCTTAACCACGATATGTATCTTTGGTAGTCTGCTGTTTTTAGATGGAGAGATGGGAGCAGTACTTAAAGCCGTGCCACAGGTATTGATACTGGTACTGTCGCTGAGTTTGGTTGAAGCCTTTCTAATTCTACCTCACCACCTAGCGCACTCATTACATTCGAAAAAGAAAGAGCGTCCTGATCTGCGCTTTAAACAGGTGTTTCTGGAAAAGTTTGAACACTTTAGGAACCATACCTTAGTCAACGCTGTCGATAAGGCGGTAGAGTACCGCTATTTATTTATGGGAGGGGTTGTTGCCGCGCTGCTGATCTCAATTTCTTTATTGGTAGGCGGACACCTCAAATTCGTCCCATTCCCTGATTTGGAAGGTGATATTGCCGAGGCTCGCATTATCTTACCTCCAGGTTCATCATTGAGTCAGACCGAAGTGGTTGTCGATAAGTTGATTGCTTCAGCTAAAAGGCTAGACCAGCAGCTCACTAAAGATGTTGAAAATGGCACACCATTAGTCCAGCACATTACTGCCAGCTTCAATAGCAATGCGGATGCCAACGAATCTGGTCCTCACCTAGCAACGGTTCGCCTTGATCTACTCGGAGCTGAGCTGCGTAATACGCGCATTGATGATTTCGTTGCAGCGTGGCGCAAAGATGTTGGCGAGCTTGCAACCCCAATTTCTTTAGTATTTAAAGAGCCTACCATGGGACCAGGTGGACGAGCGATTGAGATCCGTTTGCAGCATGATGACTTGAAGCAATTAAAGGCGGCATCCATCGATATTCAATCTTACCTCAATGAGTTTGATGGGGTACACGGTGTGCTTGATGATATGCGGATGGGTAAAGAAGAGGTGTTGGTAAAACTTCGCCCAGGGGCCGAAGTCTACGGCGTTAATGGACAGATGATAGCTAACCAGTTGCGGGCTGCCTTTTATGGACAGACTGCTGATGAGATACAGGTTGGGGTTGAAAACATCAAGATTGAAGTGCGCCTTGATAAGCGAGTAGCAGGCGATCTCGATCGTTTATCTAACTTTCCTATTATTATGCCGAGCGGCGCTCAGATCCCTCTATCAAGTATTGCTAGCTTTGATTTTCAAAGAAACTATGTACGTATAGAGAGAGTAAACGGCTTAAGAACAGTAAGTGTATTTGCCGATCTGGATACCTCGAAAGCAAGTTCAGGAGAGATCATCTCAACCTTTATCAAGCAAGAGATGCCTAAGCTCAAACAGAAGTATCCAGGGATTCGCTTTGACTTCGAGGGGGAGTCTAAAGATTCAGCCAAAACCGGTTCGTCTATGGGGAAAGGCTTCTTGGTTGGTTTGTTCGGGGTGTTCGCTATCTTGAGCTATCAATTCCGCAGTTATTTAGAGCCCTTTGTGGTTATGCTGGCGATACCTTTGGCATTTATCGGGGTTATATGGGGGCACTTTCTACTTGGGCACAACATGAGCATGCCAAGTATGATGGGGTTTGTTTCTCTGGCGGGGATTGTTGTCAATGACTCCATATTGTTGGTGCAATATATACGGCATCATATAGATGAAGGAGATAGCGTGCATGAGTCCGTTGTTAAAGCGAGTCGTGAGCGCTTTAGAGCGGTGTTTATCACCTCAATGACAACTGCCGCAGGCTTGTTACCACTGCTACTTGAAACCAGCCTTCAGGCTCAGATTATTCAGCCGCTGGTTATTTCGATTGTATTTGGTATCTTTGCTTCGACCGTATTAGTGCTATTTATGGTGCCATGCGCCTACGCAATATTGGCAGATTTTGGCAAGGTTACTAAGCATGAAAACCTATCGATATAATTAGACTTGCAATGAGTTATTACGACTAGAGGACAGGCTACGGCCTGTCTTTTTTTTATGATTCATAAAAGTTTTTTGGAACTGTAATATTGCTGAGGGGAAAACGTCACCTCTTTGTCATTTGCGATGCCTAACTTGGTCAATAGGTTATAGCAAAGAACGAAGAGGAACATATGAGTAGTATCGAAACACATTCAATTACACGCATTAATCCTATCGTAAGGTTTGATCTTGCCTTTTCTCATTTGTGTGTTGGGCATAAATATGTTCGCCAAGTTGGACAATTTAGTCGCGCAGTTTCGCATACAGGGGATGGGCATCTATATCCGATATTGGCCGCTATAGCGTGGTTAATCGAGCCCGTTGAAGGGCGATTATTATTGATATGTAGTTTGCTTGCTTTTGCGATTGAACTGCCGATCTATTGGGTGACGAAGAATATCTTTCGTCGACGTCGACCGCATAATTTGTCTGCAAAAATTATCAATCTTATTGAGCCGTCTGATAGGTATAGTTTGCCGTCAGGACACACTGCTGCAGCCACCATCATGGCAGTACTCGCCGGCTTCTTTTTTCCGAGTTTAATACCATTTGTTGCGCTATGGGCGGCAATGATTGCTATGTCTCGAATTTTATTAGGTGTGCATTTCTTTAGTGACATTGTTGTAGGGGTGGGCTTAGGGGTATTTAGCGCATTCACTGCCATTTCGATTATTGGAGTATAAATTGAAGATTCTTTATGGTGTCCAAGGGACTGGAAATGGTCATATCGCACGAGCAAGAGCGATGGCTAAGGCTTTAAAGCGTACTAAGGGTGTTGAAGTGGACTTTGCGTTCTCAGGAAGAGATAAGCACAAGTATTTCTCTATGGATATATTTGATGACTATCGAACCTTCGGCGGCCTATCGTTTAATGCAAACCGCGGTAAGATTGATTATCTAAAAACCGCAACTAACAATAACTTGATAGGTTTATTTCAAGACATCAATCAAACCAAGGTTAAAGATTATGACCTTGTTCTGAATGATTTTGAGCCGGTCACCGCTTGGGCGGCAAAAAAGCAAGGGGTACCTTGTATTAGTATTAGCCATCAAAATGCTTTTCGATACCATGTACCAAAGAAAGAGTATGGATTGATGGATAAAACGATCATTCATCATTTTGCACCCGCCGATTTTCATTTGGGATTACATTGGTACCATTTTGACCAACCTATTTTACCTCCAATAGTTAACATTGAGGTAGATAGCCAAATCACTGAACAAGATTTTGTTCTAGTTTACTTGCCGTTTGAAGACCTTAAGCAGGTAAGTGAATTACTGAAAAAATTTGGAGAGTACCAATTTCGTTGCTATCACCCTGATGTGCACATCATGCATGAAGACCATAATATTCAATTTTCCCCACTCTCCGTTCAAGGGTTTCAAAAAGACCTATTTGCTTGCCATGGTGTGATTGCTAATGGCGGATTTGAGTTGCCATCAGAAGCACTCAGCCTTGGAAAAAAACTGCTATTGAAGCCACTAGATGGGCAGTTTGAACAGCAAAGCAATGTCGCAACGATTGACCATTTAGGTTTGGGGCGAGCAATGCTTGAGCTTGCGCCTTCCATTGTTCGCAGTTGGTTGGAAGAAGATAAACCTGATCCTATATTGTATCCAGATGTGGCCGGTGCAATTTCAGATTGGGTTATAGAAGGAAAGTGGGATCAGCAACAAAGCCTTAGTGATAAGCTGTGGAAACAGGTCGATTTTCCCAGTCACTGCACTCATTTAATGGATTGATAATACGAGCGAAGCATGCCTTAAATTGAAGGGGGGATGGGTTGAAAATACCTCATAGCTCGATCGTTATCGCGTCATCAATGGGAACATTGTTCCCATTTTAGGTTGAATAATCTAATTTAGAACTTTTTATGCGCTGTTTAAGTCGTTGTTTTGAAAGGTATCGTGTGAGTGGTGGCTAAAATATACTGATTCTTTGTCAATTTGTTTGGAGCTGGTTTTCTTTTGCCAGATAGTAGAGGGGTTGATTATTCATCAGGTTGATGATGATGAGATAGCTTGACGTTCCGTTCAGGTAGTTGACCACAATGATCCTACTATAAAGAGACTGACAATATGTTGACTAGCAATACCATACACCAAGCGACTAAAGGAGTTTGTCGAGAGAACCACTTGCGTGGTGTCGATCTAAACCTATTAACGGTTTTCGATGCTGTAATGCAAGAGCAAAATATCACCCGTGCTGCCCACAACCTCAATATGTCACAGCCGGCAGTGAGTAACGCCGTGGCAAGGTTAAAAGTGATGTTTCAAGATGAACTGTTTATGAGGCAAGGTCGAGGTATCGCTCCGACGTTGAGAGCACGTCAGCTATTTGGTCCTGTGCGTCAGGCCTTACAGCTAGTAAAGAATGAGTTGCCAGGGGCGAGCTTTGAGCCCGCAACCTCATCGAGAACATTCTCGGTTGCGATTTGTACGCCAAATGATGTGCGCTTTGCTCCAAGGTTAATGCGTGATATTGGTAAGCAAGCCCCACAAGTGAATCTTAAATTAGATTCATTAACTGGCAGCACTATGGAAGAGAAGCTTCAATATCAAGACATCGATTTCGTTATTGATTATGTGAAGTTTGAGAAAGAAGGCTTTGTTAGTACAGAGATTTTCACTGATGAGTTGGTGGTAGTGTGTTCCAATCAGCACCCTCGTCTCGGCCAGTCTAGTGGCATCTCAATAGAGCAGTTCCAAAATGAAAAGCATGCGCGATTATCTTCTGTAAATGGCCTGCTTAACTTTAATGAATTGATCTATCGTAATCTTAGCTGTGAGGTTGCGTACCAAGGCGCAACGCTAGGTAATTTGATAGCGGTAGCGGCTCAGTCAGAGTTGATCTGCGCTGTACCAAGTTGGATTACTGAATATTTCCCAGCGAGTTTGGGTATACATACCCTCACTTATCCAAAGCAGGACAACCAAGTAAAGGCTTATCTAACTTGGCATGAGTCAACTCAGAAAGATAACGCACATGTATGGATTAAAGACCAGCTAATGCGCATTTGTTCGGAAGTCGCCACAGAAAAAGACGCACTTTCAGTATAGAGACTTTCAGCATAGAGGTCGCTAATTAGTATAGGAAGGCACTGTTAGGGAGACTGGCAGTGCTTTTTTATATGCAAAACGACACATTGACTATGCTAAAAGGGATATAAATAACGTGGTTTGAGTCTCAATTTATATAGAGTGAGGCAATAATGGAATTGCGTTTTTCTTGCTCGGATGTAGACTAGGGCGTCAATTCAGCTTACAAGTGTAAGCCATGAGGTAGAGTTATGAGCATCAAAGAGTTCCATATTGTTAAAAATGTCCGCCAACGTACCATAGATGGTGGAGATAGAGTCGCCCTTAAACACAAAGTTCAAGGGACTTGGCTTGATATATCATGGACGCAACTTGGTCAGCAAATGGATGCTGTTTCATTAGCTTTGATAGCTCAAGGCCTGAGTGTGCAAGATAAAGTTGGTATCAACTCTAATAACATGCCCAAATGGAGCATGGCAGATTTAGGATCTTTGCAGGCTCGCCTGGTAACTGTACCTATCTATCCAACTAATACCGCTGAGCAGTCTGCTTACGTGCTTGAAAACGCCGATGTGAAGATTTTATTTGCTGGCGAGCAAGAGCAATTTGACTCAGCAGTGTCTATTTTTGATCGATGTCCTCAGCTACAGCTTATTGTTGCTATGAGTGACAATGTTGATCTTGGTGATCATCAACATGTTCTAAGCTGGAATGCCTTTATTGAACAAGGTCAACAAGCGGTAATAGATAATCCAGAGCTTCAACAGGATTTTTTACAGCGTATTGACGACGCTAACCTTGATGATCTTGTGACCCTGATTTATACCTCAGGTACTACAGGTCAACCGAAAGGAGTTATGCTCGATTACGCAAACTTTGCCTACCAATTACAAGGGCATGTAGAGCGCCTTAATTTAACTCAAGACGATGTCTCATTGTGTTTCTTGCCTTTGTCGCATGTATTTGAGCGGGCGTGGACAATGTATGTCCTGTATACCGGTGCGACCAACTGCTACTTAATTGATACCATGCAGGTGCGTGAAGCCTTGGG
Above is a genomic segment from Vibrio gallicus containing:
- the leuD gene encoding 3-isopropylmalate dehydratase small subunit; translation: MSGFKQHTGLVVPLDAANVDTDAIIPKQFLQKVTRTGFGKHLFHDWRFLDDAGQQPNPEFIMNAPRYQGASILLARENFGCGSSREHAPWALADYGITVMIAPSFADIFYGNSINNQMVPVRLSEQEVDEIFTYVQHNEGAQVTVDLEAMTVTADAKQYSFEIDEFRRHCLLNGLDNIGLTLQHVDKITEYEHSIPSFMR
- the leuC gene encoding 3-isopropylmalate dehydratase large subunit, with the protein product MAKTLYEKVYDAHIVVEAEGENPILYIDRHLVHEVTSPQAFDGLREKGRRVRQTEKTFATMDHNVSTTTKDINASGEMARIQMETLSHNCGEFGVRLYDLNHKYQGIVHVMGPELGITLPGMTIVCGDSHTATHGAFGSIAFGIGTSEVEHVLATQTLKQSRAKTMKIEVKGKVAPGITAKDIVLAIIGKTTAAGGTGYVVEFCGEAITDLSMEGRMTVCNMAIELGAKAGLIAPDQTTFDYIKGRKFAPKAEDWDAAVEYWSTLHSDSDAQFDAVVTLEASEIKPQITWGTNPGQVISVDTPIPTPESFSDPVEKTSAEKALAYMGLTGGTSLKDYKIDKVFVGSCTNSRIEDMRAAAQIAKGRQVASHVQALIVPGSEQVKAQAESEGLDKIFLDAGFEWRLPGCSMCLAMNNDRLGPQERCASTSNRNFEGRQGREGRTHLVSPAMAAAAAIAGHFVDIREFEQ
- the leuB gene encoding 3-isopropylmalate dehydrogenase, producing MVDKTYNIAVLPGDGIGPEVMQQAHKVLDAIEQKHAIKLARTEYDVGGIAIDNHGSPLPPHTLKGCEDSNAILFGSVGGPKWENLPPNEQPERGALLPLRKHFQLFCNLRPAQIHNGLEGFSPLRADISERGFNIVVVRELTGGIYFGQPKGREGEGANEKAFDTEVYHRYEIERIARIAFESARLRNKNVYSIDKANVLQSSILWREVVEEVAKDYPDITLNHMYIDNATMQLIKDPSQFDIMLCSNIFGDILSDECAMITGSMGMLPSASLNESNFGLYEPAGGSAPDIAGKNIANPVAQILSAALMLRYSLGEEAAAKDIETAVSKALSAGELTADLAGKNTALTTSEMGDKIAQYILGA
- the leuA gene encoding 2-isopropylmalate synthase — translated: MSDQVIIFDTTLRDGEQALSASLTVKEKLQIAYALERLGVDVIEAGFPVSSPGDFESVQTIAKNIKNSRICGLSRAVAKDIDAAAEALKVAEQFRIHTFISTSTIHVQDKLRRSYDDVIEMGVNAVKHARNYTDDVEFSCEDAGRTPIDNLCRMVEAAINAGANTINIPDTVGYTVPNEFGGIIQTLFNRVPNIDKAIISVHCHDDLGMSVANSIAAVQAGARQVEGTINGIGERAGNCSLEEVAMIIKTRESLLNVSSNIKHNEIHRTSKLVSQLCNMPIQSNKAIVGSNAFSHSSGIHQDGMLKNKNTYEIMTPESIGLKNQALNLTSRSGRAAVKSHMETMGYREEEYNLDTLYADFLKLADRKGQVFDYDLEALMHFANLRDEDDFFKLKYLSVQSGSIMATTSIKLLCGDEEMSEAAVGNGPVDALYQCIYRVTGYDIVLDKFDLTAKGEGEDGLGQADIIANYKGRKYHGTGISTDIVEASGQALLHVINSIHRADQIEEIKQNKLAETV
- a CDS encoding efflux RND transporter periplasmic adaptor subunit translates to MKISKKLLFFPALAVGVIVLIIMMETRPEVATKPAGDRSKVVEVMPLHLQPMAPKIIGFGKVAPKFEWKAIAEVSGKVVYRHPSLERGRILPKGTEVLRIDPLDYELKLTQAKADLSSSETQLKKLSLEHKNRQSSIKIERSRLLLTKKELQRKQDLRLKKVASQSDVDSQQQTYLAQQKVVQDIENQLALYPDEKQVAQTLVKVNQSKVQEAQTKLAKTSVVLPQDLRISEVGIELNQVVNQQQEMLSAQGLDTMEVEAQLSIHDVQRLVGSISNLTRDAVGSPLPSIEKLKAQVTLSSGNLEATWPAKVARISDSIDPSQATAGVILEISQDYKQLNEKSGPPLVSGMLVRAQIEGMASPSWIIPERALHGDKVYLFKNSKLVILPVTIKYRREQKVVIDGDIKDGDQLILNDLLPAISGMSLKLEEQPEDKA